A window of Bacillus toyonensis BCT-7112 genomic DNA:
AAATTCTTTTGAGATAAGTGTTTGAACGAGAGTGCTCTCAGAAATGCTAGCACCTGTTTTCTTTTCATAAGCTTGTTTTAATAAATCGAGTTTTTCAGCCGTTTCTTGCGGTAATTCAATTGTAAGTGTGTTCATAATTTCTCCCCCTTATTATTAGAGTACCACTACAATATAAGAGAGACAAGAAAAGAAAAGAGAATATGAAACATAAAAAAGGTTACCATTTTTTAAATGGTAACCTTTTTTATGTATAAGAGGTATTAAGCGATACCGATATACTTTAAAGTTTTTGATGGAGTACTATGATCAAAGAAGTGTTGTAAAAATGCAATGTCAACACCTGATTTGTATGCACAATAGCCCCAAGTTTTTCGAAGTGTATGTGAGCTAATCCCTTCTAATCCAACTTCTTTTGCAGCTTTGTTTAAAATGTACCATGCATGTTGTCTCGTAATAGATTTTGTTCCTTTTTGAGACTTTAATAATGGCTCATTGCGTTTCCAAGTTTTACGTTCTTTCATGTAGTCTTCGATTGCGTGCTGTAAGTCTTCATTTACAGCAAACCATTTATGTTTCTTTACTTTTTCATTGTAAAATAAAATGGAATGGCGAACATTTTCGTTTTCATCGATGACATCGCTAACTTTTAATTGTAAGATTTCGCTTACTTTTAAGCCAGAATTTACGGCTAATACGAATAATAAGCCATCACGTTTCGAAGATTGTAAAAGTATATTTTTGATAGTTTCTAATTGTTTTTCACTTTGAATAGGTTGTCCTGCTTGTTTCATTTCACGCACTCTCCTCTTTTATATGTGTAAAGGAAAGGATTAACTTGTTTCTTACTATAAAGGGAGAGTGTGAATTTCATGTGAACTCCTAGTGAAATTAAGACAAATTATTTGACTTCTTTTACATTTGGTAAATTAAAATAGAATACAACGCTATTATTCGTATTATATACACCGTACTTGGCATGATGGAGATCTAAAATGTTTTTTACAATAGATAACCCGAGACCGGTACCACCAGTATGACGACTGCGTGATGCATCTAAACGATAGAAGCGATCCCAAATTTTTTCAAGACTTTCTTCTGGGATAGGATTTCCTGTATTCTCGATTTCGACTTTTACTGTATCTTCGGTTTCTATAACAGAGACTTGTATTCTTTCTCCATCGGGCGTATAGCGAATTGCATTGCTAAGTAAGTTCACAACTACTTGCTCAATACGACTACGATTCGCTTTAACAAATATAGAAGTGTCTGCATCGACGTCCACTTGTAACTGCTTTTCCTCCATGCTAAATAATAACTTTGTATGGACTTGCTGAATTAATTCACCGATTGAGAATGTTGTCATTTCTAGTTTGTACGTACCCGATTCTAGTTTTGCTAATTCTAACATTTCAACAATAAGTCTGTTCATATTTTCTGTTTCTTCTAAAATAACATCTGTATAATACGTTGTATCTTTACTAACACCATCTTGAATCCCTTCTGCGAAACTTCTAATTACACTAAGTGGTGTTTTTAATTCGTGGGATACACCAGAAATGAATTCTTTCCTCGTCTTCTCTAATTGACGTTCACGTTCAATATCTTGTTGTAATTTTGTATTGGCAACATTTAATCGATCAATTCTGTCTTTTAAGTTTACAGATAATGTATTGATACTGCCGGAAAGCCCGCCAATTTCATCGTCTGCTGTAACAGGTAGTTTCTCGCTAAAATCAAAATTAGCCATTTTCTTTGTAACGCGATTAATCTTAATTAATGGTTTCACAATAATTTTTGAATAGTAGAAGGATAATAAAATAATCACGAGAAACACAATGATTAAGGCATAGACATAATAATCTTTTAAAACGAGCATCGCTTCATTAACAGGTTGCAAAGATACTATCGCAAAGGCGTACTCTGTAACCATATTGTTTTCCATAATAGGTTTTACAAAGATGCGGCTTTGTAAATTTTCTTCAACGCCTAATGGGTATATAGTTAATTTATTTGAATCAGAAGTACCCTGCCTAATTGTGTATGTAAAATATTGAACGGCTCGTAATGTTTCAATGTCATTTGCAAGCCGAACCTCAGCTTTGGATGGGAGCTGTAACTTAGATATAACACCAGTAAGGCGGATATTAGTTGTAGTTTTGTATCGATTTGTAAGTCCATTTTTAGGAGGATTACTATTAATTGATTGGAAATCCGAATTGAAATGTTCGTTTCGCCATCGATTATAATGTGTTGACAATTCTATTGGTGTTATAATATTCCCCTGTAAGAACCCCAAGACGCTGATTGGTCCATCTTTTTTTAAACCTAAATTTTCGAATTTAATATATTCTTCGGGTGTTAAAAGATTATTAAGTGGAATGGAATACGTACTTTGAGTTTTAGAATCAATAACATCAATGTAGAAATTGTTTTCACTTTTAATAATGCCATTAGAATCTAAAAATTGCATTTCAGCATTTGTTTTATCATGAAATTCTTGTTTTAGTTTTCTAATTTCCTCATAACTTTTGCCGCTTTTTTCGTAATTATCTACGAATTTTTCAAAGGCAGTTTGAACGGTTTTTACTTTTTTATTAATATAAAATTTCTCTAAAAATAGAGACTGTCCTAGGAAAAAGAGGAGGAATATGATTGTAAATAATGTTGATGTTAATAAAAATAGTTTAAAGACGATACTTCTGTTTTTCACTGCTTCACCTCTTATGAGAAATACTGTAAATGATTTCACTTTATTATAACAAACGTGACAAGAAAGTAGAGGGAGAAATCTGTCTCTTTCTAAAGTAGTTTTTTATAAAAAGTCACATAAAAAGAACTCGACAGACGTATGACGAGTTCTTTAATGTATTATTGTTGAATTGCTGCATCTAAAGCGATTTCAATCATCTCGTTAAATGTAGTTTGACGTTCTTCAGATGTTGTTTCTTCACCAGTGAAGATGTGATCGCTTACTGTTAATACAGATAATGCATTTACACCATATTTCGCTGCTAATGTGTAAAGAGCAGTTGTTTCCATCTCTACTGCTAATACACCGTAATCTGCAAGTTTTTTAACCATGTCCATGCTTTCACGATAAAAAACATCTGCTGTTAAAACGTTACCAACACGAACGTGTAATCCTTTTTCAGTTCCTGCATCGTAAGCTTTCTTTAAAAGGTCAAAGTTTGCAGCTGGTGCAAAATCAAAACCTGGGAATGTTAAACGGTTCATATTCGAATCAGTACAAGCTGTCATTGCAATAATAACGTCACGTACTTTTACGTCCTTTTGAATTGCACCGCAAGTCCCAACACGAATTAAATTTTTAACTCCGTAGCTTTGGATTAGTTCGTTTACATAAATAGAAATAGAAGGAACACCCATACCTGTACCTTGAACAGATACACGTTTTCCTTTATAAGTTCCAGTGAAACCTAACATACCACGCACGTTATTATAGCAAGTAACGTCCTCAAGAAATGTTTCAGCGATATATTTTGCGCGTAATGGATCACCAGGTAATAGAATAGATTCAGCGATTTCGCCTTGTTTTGCTTCAATATGTACACTCATGAAAAGTCCTCCTTATAATGTATTGATAGAAATCAATATCATTTGCATTATACACTACGAATCCGTTCAATTAAAATCTTTTTAATTATTTGTAATATGTGCAAAAGAGGAGGATTTCATAAATCATAATCTAGAATATATATGAAAGAAGTTTTGTATAAACAGAGACAATAAAAATGGTAGGTGATTTTTTGAAAAATCTTGTCATTGGACTTGTAGCTTTGGTACTTATTGTGGCGGGAGGATTTTACATAAAAAAATATCAGGAAACCGTAGAGACGGTAGGAGATGTTCAAGAAGTAAAATGGGATGTATCAAATGGAAAAGGAAATGATAAAGTAGATATTTTGTTTCAATTACTAAATAAAAAGAATAATGAGGTTCGTGGTGTAAATGATCAAATTCGGGCAGTTATTGTAGATGAACAGTTAAAACATATACAACAGATTAAACCTACATTTGCAGGGAATGGATCATATAAGTTATCTTCCAAAATAGCGAAAGATGAAGCGTATACAATATTTTTATATGAAAACAAAAATAAGTCAGTAGAATCATTCGCGAAGACAGATTTTGGGAGAGAAAAAGAAGAAAAAAATAAGAAGAAGGTGAACCTGCCAGTCGATAGTGTACTTACAAAAAAAATTGGAGAGCATGAAGTTTCTCTTTTATTCGGTGCATTACATCCGAATGAGCCGGTGACGTTAACATTTCAGTTTCAAGCAAAAAAGGGTGAAAAATTGAAATTACATTCAGAGAGAGGAGAAGAGGAAACTCTTTATATCGTAGATGAAACGAGGGAAAACTTTTTATACGCTATGCCTGTTGATACGGATGAGCAATTACAGTATCGTATTACATTTCCTGCCCAAGGCACGTATAAACTGTGGGGAACTTTTTATATAAATGGTAAGAAATATGAGAAGGATTTTATCGTACAAGTTCAAAAAAGAAAAAACAGCTAAATTTTTAGCTGTTTTTCTTTTTCCTATTAGTTTTGTTACAGAGAGCATCGTAATTGGTAAAGAATGATTCTTCCTAAATGCTAAATATTTACCGCTCCATGCTGGTTTGTATTTCTCTTTAAAATGTCGTAATCCGCTGAAACTATACGTATAACGAACGTTATTAAAGATTGCAGCAGCAACTCTTTCAGACCAAAATGATTGTGTTGATAACCCAACATTGGAAAGTGGCGCCATACCAATATTAAAGGAGTGATATTCATTTTCTTTTGCCCATTGGAATAAGTGGATGAAAATTGCGTCCATAATTCCACTAGGTGCATCTGGATAATAGCGCATTAAATCAACAGACAATGATCCGTTTTGATATACGGGCATAAAGGTTGTGAATGCGATAATCTTTCCATCCGCATCAGATAATGTAGCGATAGGAGCACGGCTAATATATTCACGATCGAAGTATCCGAGTGAAAAACCTTTCTCTTTTTTTCCACCGAGCCATGCATCAGAAACTTTCCGTAACTCTTCGAATAATTCGTCTGAGAATGGCGGCTGATGAATAGAGAATGTATAGCCTTCTCTTTCAAAACGATTGAAAGTCGCTCGCATACCAGCGCGTTTCTTTCCTGTTATTGTAAATGTATTTAAATCAACGACAGCTTCTTCACCAAGTTTAAAGAAGTTATAACCAAAATCATGATATAAACTCATCCATTTACTTTCGATTTGATAAAATACACAAATGTATCCGAATCGATCAGCTTCAGCTAAAAACTCTTGCAACACATTACGATAGGAGGAAGGGTTGCCAATTGGATCACCTAATACAACAAGACGTTTTCCAGTTATGGAGAAGAGAAGGAGCGCCTTCCCATCACTGCTAAAGAAGAATTGTTTATCTCCTAAATAACCTAAATGACTAAGTACATTTCCACCGTGTTCATCTAAGAAGTTTTGTAACCTTTTATCATTTGCTGGTTGCCCGGGAAATTCATTTCGATAACGATTGGCAATGAGTGAGCCAATTAGTAAAAAAGTAGGAACGAAAAAGGCAGCTGCTAATGCACTTCGTTTCACTTGGGTAATATTACGAACGACGAAATCAGGTTTAAAAGCTTCTTTTGCACCTGCAAATAAAATACCTAAGTTTTTATATAAATATAACGTTACAAGTAAGAATATAAAAACTTTTACGATATCAGAAAGTGAGACTTCCATTTTCTCGCGTACGAATCTTTTACGAAGCATATATAATACAGCGAGTACGATTAACAAAATAAATGTTTCTTCAATATCAATTCCTTTTAGCGTATTAAAGATAGCGGCTCCAATTAAAGAAATAATTGTCATATAATAAGAACGTTTTGTTCCGTAATATATTCCCCTTGAAAGGATTAGAAGGAGAATACCGAATGTTAGCGATAAGCTAAAAGAAAACTGAATCAGATGCTTTGGAGCTAAAATATGTAAGGCGTGTGCCCGGTTTATACTTGTTGGTAAAATAGTCGATAAAATAACCATTAAGCCAGCAAATACTGTTAAAGCAGCAGATGCCCATGAACCTAATTTCCCTAGAAAGTCACGCTGCAAAGTCCATATAACGCCAGTGGTTTCTAATGCAGGCGCAATAAAAGGTTTATCTTCAAACTTTTTAATGGCCACTCCTGTCATTTCGAAAGCCGCAAAAATGAGACCAAGGCAGAATGGTAAAATGTAATAGACGAGGCGATATAGTAACATAGCAGGCAGTAAAACACCTGTATCAATGCCGTATTGTCCTAGTCCAGTTAAGAAGACAAGGTCAAATGAACCAAGCCCACCAGGGACAAGACTAACGACGCCAGCTAAGGCAGCAATTACATATACACCTAAAAACTTTTGAAAGTCAACTTCAATTCCAAACAGTATTAAAATGACGTACATAACGATACCAGCAGATACCCATTCGACTAATGAAACTAATGAGTATAAAACAGTTGGATTTTTCTCTTCCTCTTCTTGTCCTTCGGTTTGCGTTGTTTTTCTATTTTTAAGTTTAGAAAAGCCGATGTATATAGGGACGAAAAGGGCAAAGAAGATAAGGACAGGCCATAACCACGGTTTTTCATGCAAAATAAATCTTGTGTCTAATATTCCGATAAGACCGAGGAATGAAAGTATGGCTAATCCGTTAATAAAGGCAGTCGTCATCCAGGCAATACTTTTAATAAGTTTTCCATTTTCTTTTATGTATGGACGATAAAGCATTGTTCGTACACCAGCTCCAACGAGGCCACCAAATCCAATAAAACCATTTAAAGTATTCGCAATCCATGAGATACGGAAAATCTTTTGGACAGGTATATCAGCTTTTAAGTAACGAAGCATAACATAATCATAAAAGAACATCGTTGATACAGCGAATGCACCAAGTGTAATTGCTAAAAAGACTCCTCCAGTTGGAATGTTTTTAATTGTATCAATCGCTTCTAAAAAAGAAATGCCCGCTAATTCTTTTTTTGCTTGAAAGAATACAACTGTTAATACAACAAATGGGAAGATAATTTTCCCGATTTGTAAGAAACGTTTCCATGAAAACGACATAAATACAACTCTCCTTGTATAAGAAAACTGAGACAATAATATTATTATGACAAACTTCAAGAAAAATAAAAAGGTAAATTCCTGTATAGGTAAGCTATTTTTTATATAGGTATATTTAAAAGAATATTTCGTTTATCAGAAAGTTAAGTTAAAATGGAGTGAAAGAAGGAAGAGAGGGGAAGTATATGATTATAATAGGTTATGCGGGGCATGAGTTAGAGAAAGCAAAACCTAATACATCAGAAGATTTTTTTAACAGATCTGAAGTGACATATATATTAAATGATAAAGAGAAAACTTTTTCAGTTTTATACGTTCGCTATTTTGAAGAAGTTATACAAGAAATTACTCCTTTTGAAGGAAATCCAGTGTGTAAAGTAGAAGAACAAGACATATATTTACGGGATATTGTAGCGATATGTTGTTTAGTGAAAGATAAGGAGCTCCGTGCGCAAAAACGTTTATATTTAAATAATATAGAAGAATTTCAACAATATTTTGATGAGAGAACAGTGTTGAAAGTACAAGAAATATTGGCTGAATTACATAAAAATAAAAGAATAGAAATAGCGTGAAATGGAAAGGGAGAGGGAAGAAATGTCTAATTTGATGGTTGAAAATCAAACAGAACAAGTTTCTATATTTTTAGAAGATGCGATTACTTTGATAACCAATTATGTAAATTATCATACGTTGCCTTTTTTATTAGAAGAGACACCAGCTGGGAACGAGCAATATTATAAAGGGTTATTAGCATCAATGAGACGTCTTCTCGTTTTTTGCGAAGAAGGACATGATGCATGTTTTGTTTTGCTGAATAGCCAGCCATTTCGAAAAACAGCAGCTGAAAAAATTTTATATAAGATATATCATCAAGTAATTGCAGAGTTTTTTTCCCCGAAGAGTGATCATTGGTATGAAAATAGTCGATCTGCATATACAGGAAAAAATTCTATCGTTTTTCAACAAACACCACCTTCATCTATAGAGAAAGTGATGAAGAATTTAGAAGGTAAATTTCAATTGATGCGTGAAGAACTAGAATATTATGAGACAGATTACCAAACGAAGATGTTACACAAATACTAATTAAGGAAAAGAAGCTAAGGAGACTTAGCTTCTTTTCCTTTTGTACAGTTATATAAGGGATTTTCATTGAATATATTTAAGTGGATAGCAATAAGGAGGTGTAACATGAGTCAGCAAGGTGTATTTACAGATTACTTTCATGAAGTAGAAAGTTGGTGTGAAAGTGTTCTTCACGTATTAGATAGCCGCGCAATGGAAGTGTATGATGTCCATATGCTTGCTTATAAAATTCAGACATTATTAGAGCGTATGAAAGAGCATGAGTACGAAACGGATGCGGAGTTTATGTATGAAATAAGCGATGATGTAGAACATATTCAACATCATCTGCAGGAAGTATTTATGCAAGAAGAGGAATATGAACTATATGAAAGAGGGGATAGTGAACGAGCTGTTCCAATTGGAGGGCATACACTCCCGCCATTACCTTATCCATATAACGCGTTAGAGCCGTATATTTCTAGAGAAATTATGATGTTACACCATGATAAACATCATCGTAGTTATGTAGAAGGGTTAAATAAAGCAGAGAAGATGATGGAGGAAGCGAGAAAAACCAATCAATTTGATTTAATTAAGCATTGGGAACGAGAAGCGGCTTTTCATGGATCAGGACATTATTTACACACGATATTTTGGAATAACATGAAAAAAGATGGTGGTGGAAGTCCAAGAGGGGCTTTTTCACAACAAATTGAACAAGATTTTGGGAGCTTTTTACGTTTTCAAAAACATTTTACGGAAGCAGCCTCTAAAGTAGAAGGTTCGGGCTGGGCGATTCTCGTTTGGGTCCCCCGATCTGGAAGGTTAGAAATTTTGCAGAGTACACTTCATCAATTGTTTACACAATGGGATACGATACCGCTCCTTGTACTAGATGTATGGGAACATGCGTATTATTTACAATACCAAAATCGAAAAGATGAATATATTAAAAACTGGTGGAATGTTGTGAATTGGCCTGATGTAGAAAAAAGATTTGAAACTGCGAAACAAATTGAATGGACACCATATTAGACGCAAATTCTTTGCGTCTTTTTTAATGGGAACAGAAGGAAGATTTCGTTCATATTTTAAAAGGCCAAGCATACACTTGTACAAAAAGTGCCAAAAGGACGTGGGGGGAAATATGAGACGAATTTGTGTAATCATTACGCTTCTTATTATGTACGCAAGCGTTATGCCGATTCCTACATATGCAAAGATGAACAGTAATGTTAGCGCTCGAAATGCTGTATTAATGGAGCAAAGTTCTGGTCGTGTATTATACGGAAAAGCAGAACATGAGCCACAAAAAATTGCTAGTATAACAAAAATTATGACAGCCTTGTTAGCTGCTGAATCAGGAAAAATGAAAGAAATGGTATCAGTTAGTAATGAAGCAGTCAGGGTGGAAGGATCGGCGATTTATTTAAAACCTGGACAGAAAGTGAAGCTAGAGGATTTAGTATACGGACTTATGCTTAGATCAGGTAATGACGCAGCGCAAGTAATTGCTGAAAATGTAGGAGGGAGTATAGAGGGGTTCGTATATTTAATGAATGAAAAGGCGAAACAAATTGGAATGAAAGATACTCACTTCTCAAATCCTCATGGTTTGGATGGAGATGGCTCTCATTATTCTTCGGCTTATGATATGGCACTGTTAACGAAATATGCAATGGGGAACGAGACCTTTAAGAAAATTTTTGGCACAAAAACGTATAAATCAAATTCATGGGATTATCCGTGGAAAAATAAACATAAGCTTGTGACATCCTATTATGAATTTGCAACAGGTGGGAAAACAGGTTTTACGAAAAAAGCAGGACGAACGCTTGTTACAACGGCATCAAAAGATGGACTAGATTTAATTGTCGTAACTTTGAGTGCTTCTAGTGATTGGGATGATCATATGAATCTATTTGACAAAGGGTTTGAACGTTTTAAGCAAACAAAAGTTTTAGGACAAGGAGCGCTTGCTGAAATAAATGAAAAGAAATATGCCAATCATGTTTATACGAAAAATAGTTTTTCGGTACCGTTAACTGAAGAAGAAAAAAAGAACGTAGTATTAAAAGTTGAACTCGATAAAAGTGCAAAACTTACGGATGGAGTAAAGGTTGGGAAGACGGACATTTATGTTGGTAATGAAAAAGTCGGAGAACGGAATTTATTTTATAGTAAACGGAAGTTAGTAGCTGCAACGGGTATGTACTGGAACAATGTGAAAGAAATTTTTTCTTACATGATAGGTGTTGGGAACGATGGTTAATCTCGTCTGGGCAGCGATGGCGGTCATAGGGATTGTGTATGCCATGATAAACGGAACGATGGAAGAAGTAACGAAAGCTGTATTTGACGGGTCAAAAGATGCGGTAACGATTTGCATAGGACTTATTAGCGTTTTAGTATTTTGGCTTGGCTTAATGAAAATTGCAGAGGAAGCAGGGTTGTTAAAAAAGTTAGTTACACTTTTTATGCCGATAGTAAAAAGGTTGTTTCCAGAAATACCGAAGGATCATCCGTCAATGGGATTTATTCTATCGAATATGATGGCGAACTTTTTTGGACTAGGTAATGCAGCAACCCCTCTTGGTATTAAAGCGATGGAACAACTGAAAGAATTAAATGGAGGAAAGGATTCGGCCAGTCGCTCTATGGTGACGTTTCTAGCATTAAATACATCAGCTATTACTTTAATTCCTACTACCGTCATTTCGATTCGAATGACTTATGAATCAGCAAATCCTACTGAAATTGTTGGGGTAACATTCATTGCACAAGTGCTCTCT
This region includes:
- the dacB gene encoding D-alanyl-D-alanine carboxypeptidase DacB, which encodes MRRICVIITLLIMYASVMPIPTYAKMNSNVSARNAVLMEQSSGRVLYGKAEHEPQKIASITKIMTALLAAESGKMKEMVSVSNEAVRVEGSAIYLKPGQKVKLEDLVYGLMLRSGNDAAQVIAENVGGSIEGFVYLMNEKAKQIGMKDTHFSNPHGLDGDGSHYSSAYDMALLTKYAMGNETFKKIFGTKTYKSNSWDYPWKNKHKLVTSYYEFATGGKTGFTKKAGRTLVTTASKDGLDLIVVTLSASSDWDDHMNLFDKGFERFKQTKVLGQGALAEINEKKYANHVYTKNSFSVPLTEEEKKNVVLKVELDKSAKLTDGVKVGKTDIYVGNEKVGERNLFYSKRKLVAATGMYWNNVKEIFSYMIGVGNDG
- a CDS encoding tyrosine-type recombinase/integrase, with the protein product MKQAGQPIQSEKQLETIKNILLQSSKRDGLLFVLAVNSGLKVSEILQLKVSDVIDENENVRHSILFYNEKVKKHKWFAVNEDLQHAIEDYMKERKTWKRNEPLLKSQKGTKSITRQHAWYILNKAAKEVGLEGISSHTLRKTWGYCAYKSGVDIAFLQHFFDHSTPSKTLKYIGIA
- a CDS encoding YpuI family protein — its product is MSNLMVENQTEQVSIFLEDAITLITNYVNYHTLPFLLEETPAGNEQYYKGLLASMRRLLVFCEEGHDACFVLLNSQPFRKTAAEKILYKIYHQVIAEFFSPKSDHWYENSRSAYTGKNSIVFQQTPPSSIEKVMKNLEGKFQLMREELEYYETDYQTKMLHKY
- a CDS encoding sensor histidine kinase is translated as MKNRSIVFKLFLLTSTLFTIIFLLFFLGQSLFLEKFYINKKVKTVQTAFEKFVDNYEKSGKSYEEIRKLKQEFHDKTNAEMQFLDSNGIIKSENNFYIDVIDSKTQSTYSIPLNNLLTPEEYIKFENLGLKKDGPISVLGFLQGNIITPIELSTHYNRWRNEHFNSDFQSINSNPPKNGLTNRYKTTTNIRLTGVISKLQLPSKAEVRLANDIETLRAVQYFTYTIRQGTSDSNKLTIYPLGVEENLQSRIFVKPIMENNMVTEYAFAIVSLQPVNEAMLVLKDYYVYALIIVFLVIILLSFYYSKIIVKPLIKINRVTKKMANFDFSEKLPVTADDEIGGLSGSINTLSVNLKDRIDRLNVANTKLQQDIERERQLEKTRKEFISGVSHELKTPLSVIRSFAEGIQDGVSKDTTYYTDVILEETENMNRLIVEMLELAKLESGTYKLEMTTFSIGELIQQVHTKLLFSMEEKQLQVDVDADTSIFVKANRSRIEQVVVNLLSNAIRYTPDGERIQVSVIETEDTVKVEIENTGNPIPEESLEKIWDRFYRLDASRSRHTGGTGLGLSIVKNILDLHHAKYGVYNTNNSVVFYFNLPNVKEVK
- a CDS encoding DUF3924 domain-containing protein; translated protein: MNTLTIELPQETAEKLDLLKQAYEKKTGASISESTLVQTLISKEFIQAITPFDLQQFINGKEQH
- the deoD gene encoding purine-nucleoside phosphorylase → MSVHIEAKQGEIAESILLPGDPLRAKYIAETFLEDVTCYNNVRGMLGFTGTYKGKRVSVQGTGMGVPSISIYVNELIQSYGVKNLIRVGTCGAIQKDVKVRDVIIAMTACTDSNMNRLTFPGFDFAPAANFDLLKKAYDAGTEKGLHVRVGNVLTADVFYRESMDMVKKLADYGVLAVEMETTALYTLAAKYGVNALSVLTVSDHIFTGEETTSEERQTTFNEMIEIALDAAIQQ
- the spmA gene encoding spore maturation protein SpmA, with protein sequence MVNLVWAAMAVIGIVYAMINGTMEEVTKAVFDGSKDAVTICIGLISVLVFWLGLMKIAEEAGLLKKLVTLFMPIVKRLFPEIPKDHPSMGFILSNMMANFFGLGNAATPLGIKAMEQLKELNGGKDSASRSMVTFLALNTSAITLIPTTVISIRMTYESANPTEIVGVTFIAQVLSMIGAIWIDRYFYRRRSRKGRKK
- a CDS encoding superoxide dismutase; its protein translation is MSQQGVFTDYFHEVESWCESVLHVLDSRAMEVYDVHMLAYKIQTLLERMKEHEYETDAEFMYEISDDVEHIQHHLQEVFMQEEEYELYERGDSERAVPIGGHTLPPLPYPYNALEPYISREIMMLHHDKHHRSYVEGLNKAEKMMEEARKTNQFDLIKHWEREAAFHGSGHYLHTIFWNNMKKDGGGSPRGAFSQQIEQDFGSFLRFQKHFTEAASKVEGSGWAILVWVPRSGRLEILQSTLHQLFTQWDTIPLLVLDVWEHAYYLQYQNRKDEYIKNWWNVVNWPDVEKRFETAKQIEWTPY